From Granulicella cerasi, a single genomic window includes:
- the fliD gene encoding flagellar filament capping protein FliD → MATIGLSFGSATSGAGFDVASTVSQIIAIQQAVETPWKTQLTNLKSQDTELSTLGTELATVATDLQSLTDFEGVMAQKNGSSSDTSIVSLSSASSSAVAGSHEIVVSQLAQTSSVYTQSLASGTTIAGSITIQVGSGTAQTIDVSDSQNTLSGLAAAINSVGMGVTASVISDTNGQRLSIVSATSGSAGQLTIASNLTNATSGSSIATQVGHNGQDAQLTVDGISMTSASNTVTSAIPGVTFQILSTSTSAVQVEITNDTASIATAINTFVTDYNKLATEINTQSGKDSSGNEEPLAGSRTLALLQEQLTGALVAGGGQGAVTSLSQLGIAVNQDGTLSFTQSTALSALNENFADAVAFFQNSGSFGVNLTSTLTGLSSTATTGAIYLALKENSSQESTLNDDIDDQEDRIASQKTRLTTELNNANEILQSIPSQLSEIDQMYAAITGYNEKG, encoded by the coding sequence ATGGCCACAATCGGACTGTCATTCGGATCTGCCACCAGCGGCGCAGGCTTTGATGTTGCGTCGACTGTGTCGCAAATTATTGCGATCCAGCAGGCGGTAGAGACGCCGTGGAAGACGCAGCTTACGAATCTGAAATCGCAGGACACGGAGTTGTCGACGCTCGGGACCGAACTTGCGACTGTCGCCACAGACCTGCAATCGCTCACGGACTTTGAAGGCGTGATGGCGCAGAAGAACGGCTCGAGCTCGGACACAAGCATCGTGTCCTTGAGTTCGGCGTCTTCCTCTGCTGTCGCGGGATCGCATGAGATTGTCGTGAGCCAGCTTGCACAGACCTCCTCGGTTTACACGCAGTCTTTGGCGAGCGGAACAACCATTGCAGGAAGTATCACGATTCAGGTGGGGAGCGGTACCGCGCAGACGATTGATGTCAGCGATTCGCAGAACACGTTGAGCGGTCTGGCCGCTGCGATCAACAGTGTTGGCATGGGCGTTACCGCGAGCGTGATCTCAGATACGAACGGCCAGCGCCTTTCGATCGTGAGCGCGACCAGTGGCAGTGCTGGTCAATTGACCATAGCGTCCAACCTGACGAACGCCACTTCTGGCAGCAGTATTGCGACGCAGGTGGGCCACAACGGGCAGGATGCGCAGCTCACGGTGGATGGCATTTCGATGACGAGCGCATCGAACACGGTCACGAGCGCGATCCCCGGGGTGACGTTCCAGATCCTGTCGACGTCGACGAGCGCCGTGCAGGTGGAGATCACGAACGACACCGCTTCCATCGCAACGGCGATCAATACTTTCGTGACGGATTACAACAAGCTGGCGACGGAGATCAACACGCAGAGCGGCAAAGACTCAAGCGGCAATGAAGAGCCTTTGGCGGGCAGTCGCACCTTGGCGCTGTTGCAGGAGCAGTTGACCGGCGCACTGGTTGCGGGTGGGGGACAGGGAGCGGTTACCTCGCTTTCGCAGCTCGGCATTGCTGTGAACCAGGACGGCACGTTGAGCTTCACGCAGAGCACAGCGCTTTCCGCGCTGAATGAGAATTTCGCGGATGCCGTTGCGTTCTTCCAGAACTCGGGCAGCTTCGGCGTGAACCTCACCTCGACGTTGACGGGACTGAGCTCGACCGCGACTACAGGTGCGATCTATCTGGCGTTGAAGGAAAACTCCTCGCAAGAAAGCACGCTGAACGACGACATTGACGACCAGGAAGACCGGATCGCGTCGCAGAAAACGCGGCTGACGACAGAGCTGAATAACGCCAACGAGATCCTGCAATCGATCCCGTCACAGCTCAGCGAAATCGATCAGATGTACGCAGCGATCACCGGATACAACGAGAAAGGGTAA
- a CDS encoding flagellar motor protein — protein sequence MDIASIGGILLAVIGILAGMMIEGGNIAQITQPTAAMIVGGGTAGAVMLQFPMSIFLAAIKQAAKVFFAGSHDNEATLKQLVEFANKARKSGIVSLDADLAAVKDPFLKQALMLAVDGTEPSDVRKIMTLEMENKGEIEEKIPAVFEAAGGYAPTVGIIGAVLGLIQVMKNLDNIDEVGRGIATAFVATIYGVAVANLIALPAAGKLKIRHREEMMVKEMMLEGVISIMEGMNPRMMETKLRTFLMDSKPAEATA from the coding sequence ATGGATATCGCTAGCATTGGCGGAATACTTTTGGCGGTCATCGGCATCCTCGCAGGGATGATGATCGAAGGCGGCAATATCGCGCAGATCACACAACCCACGGCAGCCATGATTGTCGGTGGTGGAACTGCGGGAGCGGTGATGCTGCAGTTTCCGATGAGCATCTTCCTCGCGGCAATCAAGCAAGCAGCAAAGGTCTTCTTCGCGGGATCGCATGACAACGAAGCCACGCTCAAGCAGCTCGTTGAATTCGCGAACAAAGCTCGCAAGAGCGGTATCGTCTCGCTCGATGCGGACCTTGCGGCGGTGAAGGACCCTTTTCTCAAACAAGCGTTGATGCTCGCCGTCGATGGCACCGAGCCAAGCGACGTGCGCAAGATCATGACGCTTGAGATGGAGAACAAAGGCGAGATCGAAGAGAAGATCCCTGCAGTGTTTGAAGCTGCCGGTGGATACGCTCCGACCGTCGGCATCATCGGCGCGGTACTCGGTCTCATCCAGGTGATGAAGAACCTCGACAACATCGACGAAGTGGGTCGAGGCATTGCCACTGCCTTCGTCGCAACCATCTACGGTGTGGCCGTTGCCAACCTGATTGCGTTGCCTGCTGCGGGCAAGCTGAAGATTCGTCATCGCGAAGAGATGATGGTGAAAGAGATGATGCTCGAAGGCGTGATCTCGATCATGGAGGGCATGAACCCGCGCATGATGGAGACGAAGCTCCGCACCTTCCTGATGGACTCCAAGCCTGCGGAGGCAACAGCGTGA
- a CDS encoding flagellar FlbD family protein — translation MIELTRLNGNSITINCDLIRYAEATPDTTLTLVTGEKLIVREPIDVVVARTFHYRVSLMQTAWPSADIALAARTHFDAQHNEPTKH, via the coding sequence ATGATTGAACTCACTCGACTCAACGGCAACAGCATCACGATCAACTGCGACCTCATTCGCTACGCGGAAGCCACACCCGATACGACGCTCACACTCGTGACCGGCGAAAAGCTGATCGTGCGAGAACCGATCGACGTCGTCGTAGCTCGCACCTTTCACTACCGCGTGTCTCTCATGCAAACCGCATGGCCCTCTGCGGATATAGCACTTGCAGCGCGCACACACTTCGACGCTCAACACAACGAACCGACAAAACACTAA
- a CDS encoding OmpA/MotB family protein produces the protein MSKKKHPEHVNHERWLVSYADFITLLFAFFVVLFASGQADKKKQQKFASAFQQAFAQMALFDSHSSSPAMNPGSGANPQATPKPIELPLATSGQEVEKKITRIVHEQDANGAGVKVGELSVRSVQEGVALSLHEGGFFPSGSAELRPEATSALQRIAEQIPDAEIRVEGHTDNLPIHSAIYASNWELSSARAAAIAHFLLLHSTLQASHVSVAGYAEYRPVASNATPEGRAANRRVDIVFLTKPHVAATSTQAATSN, from the coding sequence GTGAGCAAGAAGAAGCATCCCGAGCACGTAAACCATGAGCGTTGGCTCGTGAGCTATGCGGACTTCATCACGCTGCTCTTCGCGTTCTTCGTCGTGCTCTTTGCGAGCGGACAAGCGGATAAGAAGAAGCAGCAGAAATTCGCCAGCGCCTTCCAGCAGGCGTTTGCACAGATGGCGCTATTCGACTCCCACTCGAGTTCGCCGGCGATGAATCCTGGAAGCGGAGCAAACCCGCAGGCTACGCCAAAGCCGATCGAGTTACCGCTGGCGACGAGCGGCCAAGAGGTAGAGAAGAAGATCACGCGCATCGTGCATGAGCAGGATGCAAACGGTGCAGGCGTGAAGGTCGGCGAACTCAGCGTGCGCTCGGTGCAGGAAGGCGTTGCGTTGAGTCTGCATGAGGGAGGCTTCTTCCCTTCCGGCTCCGCGGAGTTGCGCCCCGAGGCTACATCGGCCCTGCAACGGATCGCGGAACAGATACCGGATGCGGAGATTCGCGTCGAAGGACATACGGACAACCTGCCGATTCACTCTGCGATCTATGCGTCGAACTGGGAGCTTTCAAGCGCGCGCGCAGCAGCGATCGCCCACTTCCTGCTGCTGCACTCGACGCTGCAGGCCTCGCACGTTTCGGTGGCGGGCTATGCGGAGTACCGCCCGGTGGCATCGAACGCCACCCCCGAAGGCCGCGCTGCGAACCGCCGCGTCGATATCGTCTTCCTTACGAAGCCGCATGTCGCGGCGACCTCCACTCAAGCCGCGACGAGCAACTGA
- a CDS encoding WD40/YVTN/BNR-like repeat-containing protein — translation MHESLRGIHYVGNGVAWASGTNGTVLRTEDMGYLWQKCAVPPGAEKLDFRGVQAFDANTAIVMSSGKGDLSRLYKTTDGCATWKLVFTNPDKDGFFDAMTASRTGDTEDILLLGDPVDGAFKVFCRIDDDTHVEECMSGAPANAAEGEGVFAASNSSVIWSSHRTTAFFATGGKDGARIFRMEKSTSGNAPIWKSSPMPMFGIGDSAGIFSLAKRTSDHTTHLIAVGGDYKQPEDAEHNAAYTRDDGLHWLAVASAPHGYRSSVAYDEKLKTWITVGPNGTDVSFDDGRNWQALRPGAMDQAGADRDWNALSLPFVVGPDGRVGILRDAAVGEARKSFDAKSAKDAKVTPR, via the coding sequence ATGCACGAGTCGCTGCGCGGCATTCATTACGTGGGCAACGGCGTGGCGTGGGCTTCGGGCACGAACGGCACCGTGCTTCGCACCGAAGACATGGGCTACCTGTGGCAGAAGTGCGCCGTGCCGCCGGGTGCGGAGAAACTCGACTTCCGCGGCGTGCAGGCGTTCGATGCGAACACAGCGATCGTCATGTCGAGCGGCAAGGGTGATCTATCGCGGCTGTATAAGACCACGGATGGCTGTGCGACGTGGAAGCTCGTGTTTACGAATCCGGATAAGGATGGGTTCTTTGATGCGATGACTGCATCCAGAACTGGTGATACGGAAGACATACTTCTCTTGGGTGATCCTGTTGATGGCGCATTCAAGGTCTTCTGCCGGATAGATGACGACACGCACGTTGAAGAATGTATGAGTGGAGCGCCTGCCAACGCAGCGGAAGGCGAGGGCGTCTTCGCAGCGAGCAATTCATCCGTGATTTGGTCGAGCCATCGAACCACTGCATTTTTCGCAACAGGCGGGAAGGATGGCGCTCGCATTTTTCGAATGGAAAAATCCACCTCAGGGAACGCTCCTATTTGGAAATCCTCTCCGATGCCAATGTTTGGCATCGGAGATTCTGCAGGGATTTTCTCTCTGGCGAAAAGAACAAGTGATCACACAACTCATCTCATCGCGGTCGGAGGAGACTACAAGCAGCCAGAGGATGCGGAACACAACGCTGCATACACGAGGGATGATGGATTGCATTGGCTGGCTGTTGCTTCGGCACCGCATGGCTACCGAAGCTCCGTAGCCTATGACGAGAAGCTCAAGACTTGGATCACCGTCGGGCCTAATGGGACGGATGTTTCGTTTGATGATGGGCGGAATTGGCAGGCTTTGCGGCCGGGAGCGATGGATCAGGCTGGAGCCGATCGCGATTGGAATGCTTTGAGTTTGCCATTCGTCGTGGGGCCGGATGGGCGCGTGGGTATTCTGCGAGATGCGGCAGTGGGCGAGGCGAGGAAGAGCTTCGACGCGAAGAGCGCGAAGGACGCGAAGGTTACGCCACGGTAG
- a CDS encoding flagellin → MSLGVLNNIAAMYAQNNLNQTQSNLSKTLNQLSSGSRINSGSDDAAGLAVANGLQANTAALTQSSQNATDGVGMLQTADGALAQVTNLLNRAVTLATEAANGTLNSSQVSAANQEYQNILTEIGNIGSTTNFNGNQVFTSTGTSIVVSDGTSSGTTTFSEKTGVLSTASVGTTSGGGGVDFASTAISTLTASTATTVLTSLTSAIQDVAYQRGTIGAEVNQLDAASNVASAESENLTSAESDIMSTNYGQATSDMAKYQVLSQTGISALSQANSVAQEVLKLLQ, encoded by the coding sequence ATGTCCCTCGGTGTCCTCAATAACATCGCAGCAATGTATGCGCAGAACAATTTGAACCAGACGCAGTCGAACCTGAGCAAGACCTTGAATCAGCTCTCGTCTGGATCGCGAATCAACTCGGGCTCGGACGATGCGGCGGGTCTTGCCGTCGCCAACGGCCTGCAGGCGAATACCGCTGCACTTACGCAGTCCTCGCAGAACGCAACTGACGGCGTTGGTATGCTGCAGACCGCGGACGGTGCTCTCGCACAGGTCACGAACCTGCTCAACCGCGCGGTGACGCTCGCAACCGAAGCAGCCAACGGCACGTTGAACTCGTCGCAGGTGAGCGCGGCCAACCAGGAGTACCAGAACATCCTCACGGAAATCGGCAACATCGGTTCCACGACGAACTTCAACGGCAACCAGGTCTTCACGTCGACGGGCACTTCCATCGTGGTTTCGGACGGCACCTCGAGCGGAACCACCACCTTCAGCGAGAAGACCGGCGTGCTCAGCACGGCTTCGGTTGGCACGACATCTGGCGGTGGCGGCGTCGATTTCGCCTCCACCGCGATCAGCACACTCACGGCCTCCACGGCGACGACGGTACTGACCTCGCTCACGTCAGCGATCCAGGATGTGGCGTATCAACGCGGCACGATTGGCGCGGAAGTAAACCAGCTCGACGCAGCAAGCAATGTCGCAAGCGCAGAGTCGGAGAACCTTACGTCAGCGGAGTCGGACATCATGTCGACCAACTACGGCCAGGCCACGAGCGACATGGCGAAGTATCAGGTGCTCTCGCAGACGGGTATCAGCGCGCTCTCGCAGGCCAACAGCGTGGCGCAGGAAGTGCTGAAGCTGCTGCAGTAG
- a CDS encoding non-canonical purine NTP pyrophosphatase, with amino-acid sequence MAERTMTTIYAATGNAGKLAEFVASAQGADVEVLALPGIKQMPEPVEDAATYMGNAEIKAVAYSLLAPGKLVMADDSGLEVDALEGAPGIRSARFADDGGFTGSGTKDERNNAYLLERLHAAGTRGEVLSAARFVAALVIARDGEVLWSAYGTCEGQIISEYRGEGGFGYNPLFFMPETGKTMAEMSQQEKWTVSHRGRAFRELLQSIG; translated from the coding sequence ATGGCAGAGAGAACGATGACGACGATTTACGCAGCGACGGGTAACGCAGGAAAGCTCGCCGAGTTCGTAGCTTCGGCGCAGGGTGCGGACGTGGAGGTGCTCGCGCTGCCGGGCATCAAGCAGATGCCCGAGCCCGTGGAAGACGCCGCGACCTACATGGGGAACGCCGAGATTAAGGCCGTGGCCTACTCGCTGCTCGCGCCGGGCAAGCTCGTCATGGCTGATGACTCCGGCCTGGAAGTCGATGCGCTGGAGGGCGCCCCGGGCATTCGCTCCGCCCGCTTTGCCGACGACGGCGGCTTCACTGGCAGCGGCACCAAAGACGAGCGCAACAACGCGTATCTACTCGAACGCCTGCACGCCGCTGGCACGCGGGGCGAGGTGCTGAGTGCCGCACGCTTCGTCGCCGCGCTGGTCATTGCGCGCGACGGCGAAGTCTTGTGGAGCGCCTACGGCACCTGCGAGGGCCAGATCATCAGCGAGTATCGCGGCGAAGGCGGCTTCGGCTACAACCCGCTCTTCTTCATGCCCGAAACCGGCAAGACGATGGCCGAGATGTCGCAGCAGGAAAAGTGGACGGTGAGCCATCGCGGCCGCGCGTTCCGCGAACTGCTGCAGTCCATCGGATAA